A genomic segment from Amycolatopsis camponoti encodes:
- a CDS encoding PRC and DUF2382 domain-containing protein, with protein MAKTMQPQELIDSAVVDPAGNKLGKVGNVYLADTTHQPEWITVKTGLFGTKESFVPLSGAHTDKDGVHVRVDKDAVSDAPRIDADGHLSPEESAQLYQHYGLPMPRTSPDGRMDGRTGDRTQGRNPAMGGADGRGRSEMDAAGKSGMDKGQRAKSGQDGMTRSEERLNVGTEQVETGHVRLRKYVVTEEQQVTVPVRHEEVRIEREPIKDGQAGGEIGEAEQDVVLHAEKPVVRKETVPVERVRLRTETVTDEQTVSGKVRKEQFEVTDDEGKHRK; from the coding sequence ATGGCCAAGACCATGCAGCCCCAGGAGCTCATCGACAGTGCCGTGGTCGACCCGGCCGGCAACAAGCTCGGGAAGGTCGGCAACGTCTACCTCGCCGACACGACGCACCAGCCGGAGTGGATCACCGTCAAGACCGGTCTCTTCGGCACCAAGGAGAGCTTCGTCCCGCTCTCGGGGGCGCACACCGACAAGGACGGCGTGCACGTCCGGGTCGACAAGGACGCCGTCTCCGACGCACCGCGCATCGACGCCGACGGGCACCTCTCGCCCGAGGAGAGCGCCCAGCTCTACCAGCACTACGGCCTGCCGATGCCGCGGACCTCGCCCGATGGCCGGATGGACGGCCGGACGGGTGACCGGACGCAGGGCCGGAACCCGGCGATGGGCGGCGCCGACGGCCGCGGACGGTCCGAAATGGACGCCGCCGGGAAGTCCGGAATGGACAAGGGCCAGCGCGCGAAGTCCGGCCAGGACGGCATGACGCGGTCCGAGGAACGGCTGAACGTCGGCACCGAGCAGGTCGAGACCGGGCACGTGCGGCTGCGCAAGTACGTCGTCACCGAAGAGCAGCAGGTCACGGTCCCGGTGCGGCACGAAGAGGTGCGCATCGAGCGGGAGCCGATCAAGGACGGCCAGGCCGGGGGCGAGATCGGCGAGGCCGAGCAGGACGTCGTCCTCCACGCCGAGAAGCCCGTGGTGCGCAAGGAAACCGTGCCGGTCGAGCGGGTGCGCCTGCGGACCGAGACCGTCACCGACGAGCAGACGGTCTCGGGCAAGGTCCGCAAGGAGCAGTTCGAGGTCACCGACGACGAAGGCAAGCACCGCAAGTAG
- a CDS encoding acyl-CoA dehydrogenase family protein, which yields MDVPEVPSKVDPDALTTVLDGRWAEVRRGVRAQMSEAEFRDPVDLGIEDHRAQVLDQLRALAESDRPGLGFDPAYGGGGDVGGSVTSFELLGYGDLSLMVKAGVQWGLFGGAVQLLGTERHHAAHLRAIMNLDLLGCFAMTEHGHGSDVQHLRTTATFVDGGFVVHTPDAMATKEYIGNAARDGRMAVVFAQLVTGGESRGVHAFLVPIRDESGAPMPGVSIEDCGPKAGLNGVDNGRLSFDNVRIPREALLNRFGDVAEDGTYSSPIESDSRRFFTMLGTLIRGRVSVGGSAGAATKRALALAIRYGEQRRQFMTPEGEEVVILDYLGHQRKLLPALAKTYALSFAQEELVAKLHDIDSSAPEEEQRELESRAAGLKALNTWHATATIQAAREACGGSGYLAENILPGLKADTDVFTTFEGDNTVLLQLVAKGLLTSYKQDFEDLSPLATARFFTDQVVSAILERTSVRKALESLTEGSDADVFFSREWQLRLFEDREEHVVEGVAKRLRKAASDPFGVFNAAQDHVLRAGRVHMERLVLEAFAAAIPRCEDPDARTLLDRVCDLYALSAIEEDLAWFLGHGRLTASRGKAVTAAVNGLCAQLRPHARTLVDAFAIPEQFLAAPMLRS from the coding sequence GTGGACGTCCCCGAAGTGCCATCGAAGGTGGATCCGGACGCGTTGACCACCGTCCTCGACGGGCGCTGGGCCGAGGTGCGCCGCGGGGTCCGCGCGCAGATGAGCGAGGCGGAGTTCCGGGACCCGGTGGACCTCGGCATCGAGGACCACCGCGCCCAGGTGCTCGACCAGCTGCGCGCCCTGGCCGAGAGCGACCGCCCCGGCCTGGGTTTCGACCCGGCCTACGGCGGCGGTGGCGACGTCGGCGGCTCGGTGACGTCGTTCGAGCTGCTCGGCTACGGCGACCTGTCGCTGATGGTGAAGGCCGGTGTCCAATGGGGACTCTTCGGCGGCGCCGTCCAGCTGCTCGGCACCGAGCGCCACCACGCCGCGCACCTGCGCGCGATCATGAACCTGGACCTGCTGGGCTGCTTCGCGATGACCGAGCACGGCCACGGCTCCGACGTCCAGCACCTGCGCACGACGGCGACCTTCGTGGACGGTGGGTTCGTCGTCCACACGCCGGACGCCATGGCCACCAAGGAGTACATCGGCAACGCGGCCCGCGACGGCCGGATGGCGGTGGTGTTCGCCCAGCTCGTCACCGGCGGCGAATCCCGCGGTGTGCACGCGTTCCTGGTGCCGATCCGGGACGAGTCCGGCGCACCGATGCCGGGAGTGTCCATCGAGGACTGTGGTCCGAAGGCGGGCCTCAACGGCGTCGACAACGGACGGTTGAGCTTCGACAACGTCCGGATCCCGCGCGAGGCCCTGCTGAACCGCTTCGGCGACGTCGCCGAGGACGGGACGTATTCGAGCCCGATCGAGAGCGACAGCCGCCGGTTCTTCACGATGCTGGGCACGCTGATCCGCGGCCGGGTGAGCGTCGGCGGCAGCGCGGGCGCCGCCACGAAACGCGCTCTGGCCCTGGCGATCCGCTACGGCGAGCAGCGCCGCCAATTCATGACGCCGGAGGGCGAGGAGGTCGTCATCCTCGACTACCTCGGGCACCAGCGGAAGCTGCTGCCGGCGCTGGCGAAGACGTACGCGCTGTCCTTCGCGCAGGAAGAGCTGGTGGCGAAGCTGCACGACATCGACTCCTCGGCGCCGGAGGAGGAGCAGCGCGAGCTGGAGTCGCGCGCGGCCGGCCTGAAGGCGCTCAACACGTGGCACGCGACGGCGACGATCCAAGCGGCGCGCGAGGCGTGCGGTGGCTCGGGGTATCTGGCGGAGAACATCCTGCCGGGTCTGAAGGCCGACACCGACGTCTTCACGACGTTCGAGGGCGACAACACGGTGCTGCTGCAGCTGGTCGCGAAGGGCCTGCTGACCAGCTACAAGCAGGACTTCGAGGACCTGTCGCCGCTGGCCACCGCCCGGTTCTTCACCGACCAGGTGGTGAGCGCGATCCTGGAGCGGACGTCCGTGCGCAAGGCGCTCGAGTCGCTCACCGAGGGGTCGGACGCGGATGTCTTCTTCAGCCGCGAGTGGCAGCTGAGGCTGTTCGAAGACCGCGAGGAGCACGTCGTCGAAGGGGTGGCGAAGCGCCTTCGCAAGGCGGCATCGGACCCGTTCGGGGTGTTCAACGCGGCCCAGGACCACGTGCTGCGCGCGGGCCGCGTCCACATGGAGCGCCTGGTGCTGGAAGCGTTCGCGGCGGCCATTCCGAGGTGTGAAGACCCGGACGCCCGCACGCTGCTCGACCGCGTCTGCGACCTGTACGCGTTGTCGGCGATCGAAGAGGACCTGGCGTGGTTCCTGGGTCACGGCCGCTTGACGGCGTCCCGCGGAAAGGCCGTCACCGCGGCGGTGAACGGCCTGTGCGCCCAGCTGCGCCCCCACGCGCGAACGCTGGTGGACGCGTTCGCGATCCCGGAGCAGTTCCTCGCGGCGCCGATGCTGCGGTCCTGA
- a CDS encoding DUF6745 domain-containing protein: MNASRRPGRRFPGPELWSRALEIRNSWLSHALSTEPADRPAAEAAITRLYELAGASPPSFEWVPSPAAATEVVTPGQALSLGGDLPVEARLATLVTSLRERLDQRIGPWHDRRRRVDRPPPDPLGFSLRTLLNNGLGPALRRSIRDSVAGALRGELTTRAGLHWDGQQEAHWIALYDLHRQVDGVRFEPADGVQLDLWVTLARSCGWWWPREDVCVVAERPLVVRTERVDDDYGLVRLHHETGPAVAFPDGWTVHAWHGTRVPSWVIDAPAAERIIAERNVEVRRCAIERVGWPAFVAEAGFELLDRADDPGNPGYELRLYDGPSARLLLVVNGSVERDGTRRHYGLRVPAEIDHSLDAAGWTYGLSGAQYARLRRRT, translated from the coding sequence TTGAACGCCTCGCGACGGCCCGGCCGTCGCTTCCCCGGCCCCGAACTGTGGTCACGGGCCCTCGAAATCCGGAACTCCTGGCTGAGCCACGCGCTGAGCACCGAGCCGGCCGATCGTCCGGCCGCCGAAGCGGCCATCACCCGCCTTTACGAGCTGGCCGGCGCGTCGCCGCCGTCCTTCGAGTGGGTGCCTTCCCCGGCCGCGGCGACCGAGGTGGTGACACCTGGGCAAGCGCTTTCCCTCGGCGGTGACCTCCCGGTCGAAGCCCGCCTGGCGACGCTGGTGACCTCCCTGCGCGAGCGGCTCGACCAGCGGATCGGTCCCTGGCACGACCGGCGCCGGCGGGTGGACCGGCCACCGCCGGACCCGCTGGGGTTCTCCTTGCGGACGTTGCTGAACAACGGCCTGGGGCCCGCGCTGCGGCGGTCGATCCGGGACTCCGTCGCCGGTGCCCTCCGTGGTGAGCTCACGACGCGGGCCGGGCTGCACTGGGACGGCCAGCAGGAGGCGCATTGGATCGCGCTGTACGACCTGCACCGGCAGGTCGACGGCGTGCGGTTCGAGCCGGCCGACGGCGTCCAGCTCGATCTGTGGGTCACCCTCGCGCGGTCGTGCGGCTGGTGGTGGCCGCGCGAGGACGTCTGCGTGGTCGCGGAACGGCCGCTCGTCGTGCGCACCGAACGCGTCGACGACGACTACGGCCTGGTCCGGCTGCACCACGAGACCGGGCCCGCGGTGGCGTTCCCCGACGGCTGGACCGTGCACGCGTGGCACGGGACGCGGGTGCCGTCCTGGGTGATCGATGCGCCGGCGGCCGAGCGGATCATCGCGGAGCGCAACGTCGAGGTGCGCCGCTGCGCGATCGAGCGCGTCGGCTGGCCGGCGTTCGTGGCGGAGGCGGGGTTCGAGCTCCTCGACCGCGCCGACGACCCCGGCAACCCCGGGTACGAGCTCCGGCTCTACGACGGCCCGTCGGCCCGGCTGCTGCTGGTGGTCAACGGTTCCGTCGAACGCGATGGCACGCGCCGGCACTACGGGCTGCGCGTGCCCGCCGAAATCGACCATTCCCTCGACGCCGCCGGCTGGACGTACGGGCTCAGCGGAGCCCAGTACGCGCGGCTGCGGCGCCGGACCTGA
- a CDS encoding carboxymuconolactone decarboxylase family protein — translation MEARLNMFENEVTTKFFKRLIAASRPIEESSLPKATQELVKIRASQINGCGMCLDMHTKDAAAAGETAVRLALVAAWREAVVFTEAERAALALAEEGTRLADNHEGVSDETWAAVRKNFDEEQIGALVCLVAEINTWNRLNVIVRNPAGEYQPGMFG, via the coding sequence ATGGAAGCGCGGCTCAACATGTTCGAGAACGAAGTCACGACCAAGTTCTTCAAGCGCCTGATCGCGGCCTCCCGCCCGATCGAGGAGTCCTCGCTGCCGAAGGCGACGCAGGAGCTGGTGAAGATCCGCGCGAGCCAGATCAACGGCTGCGGAATGTGCCTGGACATGCACACGAAGGACGCGGCGGCGGCGGGCGAGACGGCGGTCCGCCTGGCCCTGGTGGCAGCGTGGCGCGAGGCGGTGGTGTTCACGGAGGCGGAGCGAGCGGCCCTGGCCCTGGCCGAGGAGGGAACCCGCCTGGCGGACAACCACGAGGGCGTGTCGGACGAGACCTGGGCGGCAGTCCGCAAGAACTTCGACGAGGAGCAGATCGGCGCACTGGTCTGCCTGGTGGCGGAGATCAACACGTGGAACCGCCTGAACGTGATCGTCCGCAACCCGGCAGGCGAGTACCAGCCGGGAATGTTCGGCTGA
- a CDS encoding thioredoxin domain-containing protein — MNRLASATSPYLLQHAENPVEWWQWGADALAEARRRNVPILLSVGYAACHWCHVMAHESFEDPETAAVMNEHFVNIKVDREERPDIDAVYMAATQAMTGQGGWPMTCFLTPDGEPFHCGTYYPPSPRPGMPSFRQLLAAVAEAWRERPDELLDGAKQIVAHIAEQTGPLQESVVDEAVLAAAVEKLRQEADPVNGGFGRAPKFPPSMVLEFLLRHHERTGSADALSLVESTAEAMARGGLYDQLAGGFARYSVDASWIVPHFEKMLYDNALLLRFYAHLWRRTGSATASRVTSGTAEFLFGYLRTAEGGFASSLDADTDGVEGLTYVWTPAQLREVLGDDSAAALFGVTEEGTFEEGASTLRLFGDLPEPLRVKLLEARAKRPQPGRDDKVIASWNGLAITALAEAGVAFDRPQWIERAVSAAELLLRVHVVDGRLRRSSRDGVVGESAGVLEDYACVADGFLALHQATGSAKWLTEATRLLDLALTHFASPDVPGAYFDTADDAEALVQRPADPGDNASPAGASALAGALLTASALAGHDSATRYREAAEQALRRVGVLAGRVPRFAGHWLSVAEALQAGPVQVAVVGADPALRLAAARGVHGGGIVLAGEPDAPGVPLLADRPLVDGAAAAYVCRGYVCDRPVTTAEELTAQL, encoded by the coding sequence ATGAACCGTCTCGCCAGCGCGACCAGCCCGTACCTGCTCCAGCACGCGGAGAACCCGGTCGAGTGGTGGCAGTGGGGGGCCGACGCGCTCGCCGAGGCGCGACGGCGGAACGTGCCCATCCTGCTTTCCGTGGGCTACGCGGCGTGCCACTGGTGTCACGTCATGGCGCACGAGTCGTTCGAAGACCCCGAGACGGCCGCGGTGATGAACGAGCACTTCGTCAACATCAAGGTCGACCGCGAGGAGCGGCCGGACATCGACGCCGTGTACATGGCCGCCACGCAGGCGATGACCGGGCAGGGCGGCTGGCCGATGACGTGCTTCCTGACCCCGGACGGCGAGCCGTTCCACTGCGGCACCTACTACCCGCCCTCGCCGCGGCCGGGGATGCCGTCGTTCCGGCAGCTGCTCGCCGCGGTCGCCGAGGCGTGGCGGGAGCGGCCGGACGAGCTGCTGGACGGGGCCAAGCAGATCGTCGCGCACATCGCCGAGCAGACGGGCCCGCTGCAGGAGTCCGTGGTGGACGAGGCCGTGCTCGCAGCCGCGGTCGAGAAGCTGCGGCAGGAGGCGGACCCGGTCAACGGCGGGTTCGGCCGCGCGCCCAAGTTCCCGCCGTCGATGGTGCTGGAGTTCCTGCTGCGGCACCACGAGCGGACGGGATCCGCCGACGCACTGTCCCTTGTGGAGTCGACGGCCGAAGCGATGGCCCGCGGCGGTCTGTACGACCAGCTCGCCGGCGGCTTCGCGCGGTACTCCGTGGACGCGTCGTGGATCGTGCCCCACTTCGAGAAGATGCTGTACGACAACGCGTTGCTCCTGCGGTTCTACGCTCACCTGTGGCGGCGCACCGGCTCGGCGACGGCGTCGCGCGTCACTTCCGGGACCGCGGAGTTCCTTTTCGGATACTTGCGGACGGCCGAAGGCGGCTTCGCGTCCTCGCTGGACGCGGACACCGACGGCGTCGAAGGCCTGACGTACGTCTGGACGCCGGCGCAGCTGCGTGAGGTGCTCGGCGACGACTCCGCGGCCGCGTTGTTCGGCGTCACCGAGGAGGGGACCTTCGAGGAGGGCGCGTCGACGTTGCGGCTGTTCGGGGACCTGCCGGAACCGCTCCGGGTCAAGTTGCTGGAGGCTCGCGCGAAGCGGCCGCAGCCGGGCCGGGACGACAAGGTGATCGCGTCCTGGAACGGCCTGGCGATCACGGCGCTGGCCGAGGCCGGGGTCGCGTTCGATCGTCCACAGTGGATCGAGCGGGCGGTCTCCGCGGCCGAGTTGCTGCTGCGCGTCCACGTCGTCGACGGCCGGTTGCGCCGCAGCTCGCGCGACGGCGTCGTCGGGGAGTCGGCCGGGGTGCTGGAGGACTACGCCTGCGTCGCCGACGGGTTCCTGGCCCTGCACCAGGCGACCGGCTCGGCGAAGTGGCTGACCGAAGCGACCCGGCTGCTCGACCTGGCGTTGACGCACTTCGCGTCCCCGGACGTCCCGGGCGCGTACTTCGACACCGCGGACGACGCCGAGGCGCTGGTCCAGCGTCCGGCCGACCCGGGCGACAACGCGAGCCCGGCGGGAGCGTCCGCGCTGGCCGGGGCCTTGCTGACGGCGTCCGCGCTGGCCGGGCACGACTCCGCGACGCGCTATCGCGAGGCGGCCGAGCAGGCGCTGCGGCGGGTCGGGGTGCTGGCAGGCCGGGTGCCGCGGTTCGCCGGGCACTGGCTGTCAGTCGCGGAGGCGCTGCAGGCCGGCCCGGTGCAGGTCGCGGTGGTCGGCGCGGATCCGGCGTTGCGCCTGGCCGCGGCGCGGGGCGTGCACGGCGGCGGCATCGTGCTGGCCGGCGAGCCGGACGCGCCGGGCGTCCCGCTGCTGGCGGACCGTCCGCTGGTCGACGGTGCCGCGGCGGCCTACGTCTGCCGCGGGTACGTCTGCGACCGGCCGGTGACCACCGCCGAGGAGCTGACGGCTCAGCTCTGA
- a CDS encoding glycoside hydrolase family 28 protein — protein sequence MDGRFTRRQLIKGTMAVALVPGIPVPAPHRYRVDVPALPWPAANDIVANTTIPQFPDRSFPITGYGAKNDGKTDNTAAIKKAIEACTAAGGGHVVVPSGTFLTGAIYLKSNVDLHLEKGAVLKFGGDASKFPNVLTRYEGIECVNHSPMIYAYREKNIGLTGSGTLDAAATSSWNKGSDRAYLETLVAKGTPPEKRVVPGSGHTMRSAFVEPYACENVLIQGITLKNSMFWQLHPTLCRNVTVDGVSTDPSTAHSNTDGCDPESCDHVVIANCSLGAHDDNIAIKSGRDADGRRVNVPCQNLVVVNCVMNGNWGAITCGSEQTGGIRNVYAYQLTVKGDTKFALYVKSNTLRGGFSENINLDSVSGTFARNFVYVTSTYNSQTGSNVPSFGPFTIGNCSSTKIAGKAFDVSGLSQAHVHGFTVANSTFEGVSDTSNTLKYVDNAKFTNVTVNGKPI from the coding sequence ATGGACGGCAGGTTCACCCGCCGGCAGCTGATCAAGGGCACGATGGCGGTCGCACTGGTGCCCGGAATCCCGGTCCCGGCCCCGCACCGCTACCGCGTCGACGTCCCCGCGCTCCCGTGGCCGGCGGCCAACGACATCGTCGCGAACACCACGATCCCGCAGTTCCCGGACCGGAGCTTCCCGATCACCGGTTACGGCGCGAAGAACGACGGCAAGACCGACAACACCGCGGCGATCAAGAAGGCGATCGAGGCCTGCACCGCGGCCGGTGGCGGTCACGTCGTCGTGCCGTCCGGGACTTTCCTCACCGGCGCGATCTACCTCAAGAGCAACGTCGACCTGCACCTGGAAAAGGGCGCGGTGCTCAAGTTCGGCGGTGACGCGTCGAAGTTCCCGAACGTCCTGACGCGCTACGAAGGAATCGAGTGCGTCAACCACTCGCCGATGATCTACGCGTACCGGGAAAAGAACATCGGTCTCACCGGCAGCGGCACGCTCGACGCGGCGGCGACGTCGTCGTGGAACAAGGGCAGTGACCGTGCGTACCTGGAAACGTTGGTGGCCAAGGGAACCCCGCCCGAGAAGCGCGTGGTGCCGGGGTCCGGGCACACGATGCGGTCGGCGTTCGTCGAGCCGTACGCCTGCGAAAACGTCCTGATCCAGGGCATCACGCTGAAGAACTCGATGTTCTGGCAGCTGCACCCGACGCTGTGCCGCAACGTCACGGTCGACGGCGTCAGCACCGACCCCAGCACCGCGCACTCCAACACCGACGGCTGCGACCCCGAGTCGTGCGACCACGTCGTCATCGCGAACTGCAGTCTCGGCGCGCACGACGACAACATCGCGATCAAGTCCGGCCGCGACGCCGACGGGCGCCGCGTGAACGTCCCGTGCCAGAACCTCGTCGTCGTGAACTGCGTGATGAACGGCAACTGGGGCGCGATCACCTGCGGCAGCGAGCAGACCGGCGGGATCCGCAACGTCTACGCGTACCAGCTCACCGTGAAGGGTGACACGAAGTTCGCGCTGTACGTGAAGTCGAACACGCTGCGTGGCGGGTTCTCGGAGAACATCAACCTCGACAGTGTCTCCGGCACCTTCGCGCGCAACTTCGTGTACGTGACGTCCACCTACAACAGCCAGACCGGGAGCAACGTCCCGTCGTTCGGGCCGTTCACGATCGGCAACTGCTCGAGCACGAAGATCGCGGGCAAGGCCTTCGACGTCAGCGGGCTTTCGCAGGCTCACGTGCACGGGTTCACCGTGGCGAACTCCACGTTTGAAGGCGTGTCCGACACGTCGAACACGCTGAAGTACGTGGACAACGCCAAGTTCACGAACGTGACGGTCAACGGCAAGCCGATCTGA